A part of Desulfomicrobium baculatum DSM 4028 genomic DNA contains:
- a CDS encoding iron-containing alcohol dehydrogenase, which produces MIYSFSTARVVFGIGARAGVATHAAHLGKRCLLVTGSRAARCDWLLGNLREVMDEVASVAISGEPETAFISAQAEAARRAGCDVVVAIGGGSVIDAGKALAALAANTGDLFDYLEVVGRGAPLEHDPLPMIAVPTTAGTGAEVTANAVLLSPAHGVKASLRAPGLIPSLAIVDPELAVSLPPRQTAASGMDALAQLMESFVSHAASPLTDPLCRDGLTRAARSLRIAVQDGADLRARSDMALAALFSGMALANAKLGAVHGFAAPLGAMLGAAHGEICAALLPHVMEANIRNLRRSAPRHPALARYDEVGRMLTGTEGAAATEGVEFVRALCRDLGVRGLAALGLTEGLMEDVVEKAARASSMHGNPIVLARDELLGILREAMGEGASFS; this is translated from the coding sequence GCAACGCACGCCGCGCATCTGGGAAAACGCTGCCTGCTGGTGACCGGGAGCCGCGCCGCGCGCTGCGACTGGCTGCTGGGGAATTTACGGGAGGTGATGGATGAGGTTGCGAGCGTGGCCATCTCAGGCGAGCCCGAGACCGCGTTTATCTCCGCACAGGCTGAGGCCGCCAGACGGGCTGGTTGCGATGTGGTCGTGGCCATCGGCGGCGGGAGCGTCATCGACGCGGGCAAGGCCCTGGCCGCGCTGGCCGCGAATACAGGCGACCTGTTCGATTATCTGGAGGTGGTCGGACGCGGCGCGCCGCTTGAGCATGATCCCCTGCCCATGATCGCGGTGCCGACCACGGCCGGGACCGGGGCCGAGGTCACGGCCAACGCCGTGCTGCTTTCGCCCGCGCACGGGGTCAAAGCCAGCCTGCGCGCGCCTGGTCTGATCCCGTCCCTGGCGATCGTCGATCCCGAACTGGCTGTTTCATTGCCTCCGAGGCAGACCGCGGCTTCCGGCATGGACGCCCTGGCCCAGCTCATGGAGAGCTTCGTGTCCCATGCGGCCAGCCCGCTGACCGATCCGCTTTGCCGCGACGGACTGACGCGAGCGGCGAGGTCGTTGCGCATTGCGGTGCAGGATGGCGCCGACCTGCGGGCGCGTTCGGACATGGCTCTGGCCGCCTTGTTTTCAGGCATGGCCCTGGCCAACGCGAAGCTCGGGGCCGTGCATGGCTTCGCCGCCCCGCTGGGGGCCATGCTCGGCGCGGCGCACGGCGAAATCTGCGCGGCCCTGCTGCCTCATGTCATGGAGGCCAACATCCGCAATCTGCGTCGCTCGGCTCCAAGGCACCCGGCGCTTGCCAGATACGACGAGGTCGGACGGATGCTGACCGGCACAGAGGGGGCAGCGGCCACGGAAGGGGTGGAATTCGTGCGCGCGCTTTGCCGCGACCTCGGCGTTCGCGGGCTTGCGGCTCTCGGCTTGACCGAAGGGCTCATGGAGGACGTGGTCGAAAAGGCGGCCCGGGCATCGAGCATGCATGGCAATCCCATTGTCCTGGCGCGGGATGAACTGCTGGGTATCCTGCGCGAAGCCATGGGCGAGGGCGCTTCTTTTTCGTAA
- a CDS encoding potassium channel family protein encodes MKFLVSQMAALVQRGQQKANTRLMVRFLLILLGFFAAFTVLFHFLMAYEGQDHSWITGLYWTLTVMSTLGFGDITFTSDLGRLFSIFVMLSGVVFMLIVLPFTFIQFFYAPWLEEQNKARAPRKVPDSLFGHVILTFCDAITLNLVDKLNQYGIRYVILVPDLQQALNLHETGLNVVLGELDDPETYLRLRVREAAMVVVMNEDVASTNIIFTIREVADKTPIITNADQEDSVDILNLAGSTHTYEFTTMLGQVLARRVMGVSMKANVIGNFDELLIAEAPAMRTPLQGRTLAESRLRELTGVNVVGIWEQGRFHLPDPMTMIGASTVLVLAGSENQFDIYDSIMGPSGKDREHSGPVVVLGGGRVGMSVARTLAERGVDYRIVEKRMLKNTEDARIIQGSAADLDILVLAGINETPSIIITTHDDDLNIFLTIYCRRLRPDVQIISRASLDRNINTLHRAGANLVMSFSSLFATTVLNLLNPEKLLMLSEGLNIFRSKPSETIVGKALREQKIRQTTGCSIIAIKRGEEMLLNPDPGTIVSKDDELILIGTAQAEKNFMEHYLAPS; translated from the coding sequence ATGAAATTTCTCGTCTCTCAGATGGCGGCCCTGGTCCAGCGCGGACAACAGAAAGCCAATACGCGGCTGATGGTCCGCTTTCTGCTCATCCTGCTCGGCTTCTTTGCCGCCTTCACGGTCCTCTTCCATTTCCTGATGGCCTACGAAGGCCAGGATCATTCCTGGATCACCGGCCTGTACTGGACCCTGACGGTCATGAGCACCCTGGGCTTCGGGGACATCACCTTCACCTCGGACCTCGGGCGCCTGTTTTCCATCTTCGTGATGCTGAGCGGCGTCGTTTTCATGCTCATCGTTCTGCCCTTCACCTTCATCCAGTTCTTCTATGCACCGTGGCTGGAGGAACAGAACAAGGCCAGGGCGCCGCGAAAAGTTCCGGACTCCCTCTTTGGCCACGTCATCCTGACCTTCTGCGACGCGATCACCCTCAATCTGGTCGACAAGTTGAACCAATACGGCATCAGGTACGTCATTCTCGTCCCGGACCTGCAGCAGGCCCTGAACCTTCACGAGACGGGTCTCAACGTCGTCCTCGGAGAACTGGACGACCCCGAGACGTACCTGCGCCTGCGGGTGCGCGAGGCGGCCATGGTCGTGGTCATGAACGAGGATGTGGCCAGCACCAACATCATCTTCACCATCCGCGAGGTCGCGGACAAGACGCCCATCATCACCAACGCCGATCAGGAGGACTCCGTGGACATCCTCAATCTGGCCGGCAGCACGCACACCTATGAGTTCACCACTATGCTGGGCCAGGTCCTGGCCAGGCGGGTCATGGGGGTGAGCATGAAGGCCAACGTCATCGGCAACTTCGACGAACTGCTCATCGCCGAGGCTCCGGCCATGCGCACGCCCCTGCAGGGCCGAACCCTGGCCGAAAGCAGGCTGCGCGAACTGACCGGGGTCAATGTCGTCGGCATTTGGGAACAGGGGCGCTTCCATCTGCCCGACCCCATGACCATGATCGGCGCGTCCACGGTGCTGGTGCTGGCCGGTTCCGAAAACCAGTTCGACATCTACGATTCGATCATGGGACCAAGCGGAAAGGACAGGGAACATAGCGGGCCGGTGGTGGTCCTGGGCGGGGGCAGGGTCGGCATGTCCGTGGCCCGGACCCTGGCCGAACGGGGCGTCGACTATCGCATCGTGGAGAAAAGGATGCTTAAGAACACGGAGGACGCGCGCATAATCCAAGGCAGCGCGGCCGACCTCGACATCCTCGTCCTGGCCGGGATCAACGAGACGCCGTCCATCATCATCACCACCCATGACGACGACCTGAACATCTTTCTGACCATCTACTGCCGCCGCCTGCGTCCGGACGTGCAGATCATCAGCCGGGCCAGCCTAGACCGCAACATCAACACCCTGCACCGCGCCGGGGCCAATCTGGTTATGTCCTTCTCGTCCTTGTTCGCGACCACGGTCTTGAACCTGCTCAATCCCGAGAAGCTGCTCATGCTCTCCGAAGGGCTGAACATCTTCCGCTCAAAGCCGAGCGAAACCATCGTGGGCAAGGCGCTGCGGGAACAGAAAATCCGTCAGACCACGGGATGCAGTATCATCGCCATCAAGCGGGGCGAAGAAATGCTGCTCAATCCCGATCCGGGGACCATCGTATCAAAAGACGACGAACTCATCCTGATCGGAACGGCGCAAGCGGAAAAGAATTTCATGGAGCACTATCTGGCCCCGTCCTGA
- the ilvB gene encoding acetolactate synthase large subunit, translating to MFSMTGAQLTIGLLERQGIRTIAGIPGGANLPLYDALSRSTRIRHVLTRHEQGAGFLAQGMARVTGRPAVCFATSGPGATNILTAIADAKLDSVPVICITGQVPRAMIGTDAFQEVDTYGMSIPITKHNFLVRQARDLLHIIPEAFSIATSGRPGPVLIDIPRDVQLEMVDFGQWPEIGEREPVPACFDGDLDLAVEMLNSARRPILWLGGGVVASGAGREMLTLAERLSMPVTSTLMGLTVVPHDHPLNMGMLGMHAQRHTNMALEACDLILAAGVRFDDRATGKVQEFCPQAKVIHIDIDHSELDKLRAASLPILGDVRDVVRALLPKVEPAERQEWIGYIEALKRAFPSRIPEQGGHATPLELIRRVGELAGDSAIVVTDVGKHQMWAAQGYPFTPGTGWLTSGGLGTMGFGLPTAIGAALAAPERKVVCFSGDGSLLMNIQEMATAAEQGVDVTVVLMNNASLGLVHQQQELFFKANYFSSIYDVNVDFGLIASGFCWKTWDLAGAADPDAVLGEALAHRGPTLIHVPVDRDEKVWPMVPPGAANRTMLGGECHA from the coding sequence ATGTTTTCCATGACCGGCGCGCAACTGACCATTGGCCTTCTGGAACGCCAAGGCATCCGCACCATTGCGGGCATCCCCGGCGGCGCAAACCTCCCCCTTTACGACGCGCTTTCACGCAGTACCCGCATCCGTCACGTCCTGACCCGCCATGAGCAGGGCGCGGGCTTTCTGGCCCAGGGCATGGCCCGGGTCACAGGCCGCCCGGCCGTCTGTTTCGCCACCTCCGGGCCCGGCGCGACCAACATCCTGACCGCCATCGCCGACGCCAAGCTCGATTCGGTGCCCGTCATCTGCATCACCGGACAGGTTCCCCGGGCCATGATCGGCACCGACGCCTTTCAGGAGGTGGACACCTACGGGATGAGTATCCCCATCACCAAGCACAATTTTCTCGTGCGCCAGGCCCGCGACCTCCTGCACATCATTCCCGAGGCTTTTTCCATCGCCACCAGCGGGCGTCCCGGTCCGGTGCTGATCGACATCCCCCGCGATGTCCAGCTGGAGATGGTCGATTTTGGGCAGTGGCCCGAGATCGGCGAGCGCGAGCCCGTGCCGGCCTGTTTCGACGGTGATCTCGACCTGGCCGTGGAGATGCTCAATTCCGCCCGGCGGCCGATTTTATGGCTTGGCGGAGGAGTGGTCGCCTCGGGCGCGGGCCGGGAGATGCTGACGCTGGCCGAACGCCTCTCCATGCCCGTGACCTCGACGCTGATGGGGTTGACCGTCGTTCCCCACGACCATCCGCTGAACATGGGCATGCTCGGCATGCATGCCCAGCGGCACACCAACATGGCGCTTGAGGCCTGCGACCTCATCCTGGCCGCCGGGGTGCGCTTCGACGATCGCGCCACGGGCAAGGTGCAGGAGTTCTGTCCCCAGGCCAAAGTCATTCATATCGACATCGACCACAGCGAGCTGGACAAGCTCAGGGCCGCCTCCCTGCCCATTCTGGGCGATGTGCGCGACGTGGTGCGCGCTTTGCTGCCCAAGGTCGAACCCGCCGAACGTCAGGAATGGATCGGGTACATCGAGGCCTTGAAGCGGGCCTTTCCCTCCCGCATTCCGGAGCAGGGCGGGCACGCCACTCCGCTGGAACTCATCCGCCGGGTGGGGGAACTGGCCGGAGACTCGGCCATTGTGGTCACCGACGTGGGCAAGCATCAGATGTGGGCGGCGCAGGGCTATCCCTTCACGCCCGGTACCGGCTGGTTGACCTCCGGTGGCCTCGGCACCATGGGTTTTGGCCTGCCCACGGCCATCGGCGCGGCTCTGGCGGCGCCGGAGCGCAAGGTCGTCTGCTTCAGTGGTGACGGCAGCCTGCTCATGAACATTCAGGAAATGGCCACGGCCGCCGAACAGGGCGTGGACGTGACCGTCGTTCTCATGAACAACGCTTCCCTTGGCCTGGTGCACCAGCAGCAGGAACTTTTTTTCAAGGCCAATTATTTTTCATCCATTTACGACGTGAACGTGGATTTCGGGCTCATCGCCTCGGGTTTTTGCTGGAAAACCTGGGATCTGGCCGGAGCCGCCGATCCCGACGCTGTGCTGGGTGAGGCCTTGGCCCACCGGGGGCCGACCCTGATCCATGTCCCGGTGGACCGGGACGAGAAAGTCTGGCCCATGGTCCCTCCCGGGGCTGCCAACAGAACCATGCTTGGAGGTGAATGCCATGCATAG
- a CDS encoding HAD family hydrolase, which yields MKKAQRPAAVLFDMDGLLIDSEATLKRIWQDCAARLGFDLNDSLYAHLVGVPNVLCEEKLMLWFKNFPLDEFRSDWKATRAEQHNNGGIPPKAGALELVAWLEGQGVPMALATSSSREAVDRHRASWPELFRFASIMTVEQVARPKPDPDIYLRTCAHLGVAPTDCVVFEDSNPGMRAAIASGARAIMIPELVAPEPHVRAGAAHIYPSLNHAFDNREDWF from the coding sequence ATGAAGAAAGCGCAACGACCCGCAGCCGTCCTTTTTGACATGGACGGCCTGCTCATCGATTCCGAAGCCACCCTGAAGCGGATCTGGCAAGACTGTGCGGCCCGGTTGGGCTTTGATTTGAACGACAGCCTCTATGCGCATCTGGTCGGGGTTCCCAACGTCCTGTGCGAGGAAAAGCTCATGCTCTGGTTTAAGAATTTTCCCCTCGACGAATTCCGGAGCGACTGGAAGGCGACGCGGGCAGAGCAGCACAATAATGGTGGCATCCCGCCCAAAGCCGGTGCCTTGGAACTTGTGGCCTGGCTTGAAGGGCAGGGAGTGCCCATGGCCCTGGCCACGTCCTCCTCGCGCGAGGCTGTGGACCGCCATCGCGCAAGCTGGCCGGAACTCTTTCGCTTCGCGTCCATCATGACCGTCGAGCAGGTGGCACGCCCCAAACCGGATCCGGATATTTATCTGCGGACCTGCGCGCATCTCGGGGTCGCGCCCACGGACTGCGTGGTCTTTGAGGACTCAAACCCCGGCATGCGCGCAGCCATCGCCTCCGGCGCCCGCGCTATCATGATCCCCGAGCTGGTCGCGCCGGAGCCCCATGTGCGGGCCGGTGCGGCCCATATTTATCCTTCCCTGAACCACGCTTTTGATAACCGCGAGGATTGGTTTTGA
- a CDS encoding NAD(P)/FAD-dependent oxidoreductase, with protein MNTLTTKTPMEPVHVDVLVEPDKHDDAAYVRAQALAKAGLDDDGSIRVRVVRRSIDARAKMPRFLLRVAVGGTDATPSVFAPKALGGQRVIVVGAGPGGYFAALTLLEAGLKPVLLERGRDVRARLKDVKKIYSEGLVNPHSNYCFGEGGAGTYSDGKLYTRSKKRGDVDRILDLFVALGASPDIGVDAHPHLGSNVLPKLVRNMREAIVAAGGEIHFEAHVADLLLDSGQVRGVRLTGGETVEGEAVILATGHSARDIYGLLLRRGVLVEAKPFALGVRIEHPQELVDRMFYHHSPRHPALPPASYRLACQTSERGVFSFCMCPGGFVVPASTAPGELVLNGMSLASRKAPFANAGLVAQINPADVQGDDPLALLRFQAEVEQTMFRAGDGKTQRAPAQRADDFLQGRISANLGATSYIPGVYGAPLHELLPAFVTRALQEGLAILGKKNKGFDSSEATLLAVESRTSSPVRIPRDSETLMHPQVSGLFPCGEGAGYAGGIVSAAMDGVAVARAVERQLKK; from the coding sequence TTGAATACTCTGACTACAAAAACACCCATGGAACCTGTGCATGTCGACGTGCTGGTGGAGCCGGACAAACACGATGACGCCGCATATGTGCGGGCTCAGGCCCTGGCCAAGGCGGGCCTGGACGACGACGGGAGCATCCGCGTGCGGGTGGTGCGCCGCTCCATAGATGCACGGGCCAAGATGCCCAGATTTTTGCTGCGTGTCGCCGTGGGCGGGACGGACGCGACCCCTTCCGTATTCGCGCCCAAGGCGCTTGGCGGTCAGCGCGTGATCGTGGTCGGGGCCGGGCCGGGCGGTTATTTTGCGGCCCTGACCCTCCTCGAGGCGGGCCTTAAGCCCGTGCTGCTGGAGCGCGGACGCGACGTTCGCGCCCGGCTCAAGGACGTGAAGAAGATCTACTCCGAAGGTCTGGTCAACCCGCACTCCAACTACTGTTTCGGCGAAGGCGGGGCGGGCACCTATTCCGACGGCAAGCTGTACACCCGCTCCAAAAAGCGCGGCGATGTGGACCGTATCCTCGATCTTTTCGTGGCTCTCGGCGCATCCCCGGACATCGGCGTGGACGCGCACCCGCACCTGGGGTCCAACGTGCTGCCGAAGCTGGTGCGGAACATGCGCGAGGCCATCGTCGCGGCGGGCGGAGAGATCCATTTCGAGGCGCATGTGGCCGACCTGCTGCTCGATTCCGGACAGGTGCGCGGCGTGCGTCTGACCGGTGGAGAGACGGTGGAAGGCGAGGCCGTGATTCTGGCCACCGGGCATTCGGCCCGCGACATCTACGGCCTTCTGCTCCGGCGCGGGGTACTCGTGGAGGCCAAGCCCTTTGCCCTGGGGGTGCGCATAGAACACCCGCAGGAACTGGTCGACAGGATGTTCTACCACCACAGCCCGCGTCATCCGGCCCTGCCGCCTGCCAGCTACCGCCTGGCCTGCCAGACCTCGGAGCGGGGCGTGTTCTCGTTCTGCATGTGTCCAGGCGGGTTCGTGGTCCCGGCGTCCACGGCTCCGGGCGAACTGGTTTTGAACGGCATGAGCCTGGCCAGCCGCAAGGCCCCCTTCGCCAATGCGGGGCTCGTGGCCCAGATCAACCCCGCCGACGTACAGGGGGACGATCCGCTGGCGCTGCTGCGTTTTCAGGCCGAGGTCGAGCAGACCATGTTCCGCGCCGGAGACGGCAAGACCCAGCGCGCCCCGGCCCAGCGGGCCGATGATTTCCTGCAGGGCAGGATTTCCGCGAATCTGGGTGCGACCTCGTACATCCCGGGCGTTTATGGCGCGCCGCTGCACGAGCTGCTGCCCGCTTTCGTGACCCGGGCCCTGCAGGAGGGGCTCGCCATTCTGGGCAAGAAAAACAAGGGGTTCGACAGTTCCGAAGCGACGCTTTTGGCCGTGGAGTCACGCACCAGTTCGCCGGTGCGCATCCCGCGAGACAGCGAAACGCTGATGCATCCGCAGGTGAGCGGTCTTTTTCCCTGCGGCGAAGGGGCTGGGTATGCCGGGGGCATCGTGTCGGCGGCCATGGACGGGGTGGCTGTGGCGCGGGCGGTGGAACGGCAGCTCAAAAAATAG